A stretch of Sinimarinibacterium sp. NLF-5-8 DNA encodes these proteins:
- a CDS encoding peptidylprolyl isomerase, with amino-acid sequence MRLMMLAMTLGMSGILVGCAGGLAKSASDDRVLVAAHGTQVTSEDLRRELGLLRPSGVEATVTDVERLKRTLETLYIRKRMTIAAQEMGYLNRPTVQAQLQRDRETRLGEMSAQLYFDDVIVPDQSEAAREYYDTHQKEFVLPATWHLSHILIKAADAEVKKKRRGEADALLLRIQNGEDFGELASEYSDDGSKFTKGDLGFVKNGQMVPEFERAAFKLKVGEVSEVVESRFGWHIIKVLGIQEAGVLPFEDVKPRIIEKLQGQYRNRKTNEWLAEIAPKNPVDLSQDQLEALAEALQLEYGVESMTSGETTKANDQD; translated from the coding sequence ATGCGTTTAATGATGTTGGCTATGACCCTTGGAATGAGTGGCATTCTGGTGGGCTGTGCGGGTGGGCTTGCAAAGTCTGCTTCAGACGATCGGGTGCTGGTTGCGGCGCATGGAACGCAGGTGACGAGCGAGGATTTACGGCGTGAACTCGGCCTTCTGCGGCCTTCTGGTGTCGAAGCGACCGTGACTGATGTTGAGCGTCTCAAGCGAACTCTTGAAACGTTGTATATCCGCAAGCGGATGACAATAGCGGCTCAAGAAATGGGCTATTTAAACCGGCCAACGGTGCAAGCGCAGTTACAGCGTGATCGGGAAACCAGACTTGGCGAAATGAGTGCACAGCTTTATTTTGATGATGTTATTGTGCCGGATCAGTCGGAAGCTGCGCGGGAGTACTACGATACACATCAGAAAGAGTTTGTCTTGCCGGCAACATGGCATTTATCACATATTTTGATCAAAGCGGCGGATGCTGAGGTCAAAAAGAAGCGACGTGGAGAGGCCGACGCACTTTTGCTCAGGATTCAGAATGGGGAAGACTTTGGTGAGTTGGCCTCAGAGTATTCTGATGATGGCTCCAAGTTCACCAAAGGAGATCTGGGCTTTGTCAAGAATGGGCAAATGGTTCCGGAGTTTGAGCGTGCAGCATTTAAGCTGAAGGTGGGTGAAGTCAGTGAGGTTGTGGAAAGTCGGTTTGGCTGGCACATCATAAAAGTATTAGGCATCCAGGAAGCTGGGGTATTGCCATTTGAGGACGTTAAGCCTCGCATCATTGAAAAGTTACAAGGCCAATACCGTAACCGGAAGACAAACGAGTGGCTGGCAGAGATTGCGCCTAAAAACCCGGTTGATCTCAGTCAGGATCAGTTGGAAGCGTTGGCTGAGGCGTTGCAGTTGGAGTATGGCGTTGAGTCTATGACTTCCGGCGAGACAACAAAAGCAAATGACCAAGACTGA
- a CDS encoding pseudouridine synthase has product MRLNKYISETGLCSRRVADALIAEGRVTINGKPVELGQQVGEHDDVRVDGKPVIGRTRGAAHVTQRVYIALNKPVGITCTTERHIPGNIVDYINHPQRIFPIGRLDKDSEGLILLTSNGDIVNEILRSENNHEKEYIVTIDRPVTPQFLHGMSSGVRLPELGATTKKCRVEKISGNTFRIVLTQGLNRQIRRMCEAFGCKVRRLQRVRIDNIKLGALKSGYWRNLSEDELRELLPQRTVW; this is encoded by the coding sequence ATGAGACTCAACAAATACATCAGCGAAACCGGCCTGTGCTCACGCCGCGTGGCCGATGCCTTGATTGCAGAAGGGCGCGTCACCATCAACGGCAAGCCGGTGGAACTCGGCCAGCAGGTGGGTGAACACGACGACGTGCGCGTGGACGGCAAACCCGTCATCGGCCGCACGCGCGGCGCAGCGCATGTGACACAGCGGGTCTATATCGCCCTCAACAAGCCGGTGGGCATCACCTGCACCACCGAACGGCACATCCCCGGCAACATCGTTGATTACATCAACCACCCGCAACGCATCTTTCCGATTGGCCGGCTCGACAAGGATTCCGAAGGCTTGATTTTGCTCACCAGCAACGGCGACATCGTCAACGAAATCCTGCGTTCCGAAAACAATCACGAAAAGGAATACATCGTCACCATCGACCGCCCGGTCACGCCGCAATTCCTCCACGGCATGTCGAGCGGCGTGCGCCTGCCGGAACTGGGCGCCACCACCAAAAAATGCCGCGTCGAAAAAATCTCCGGCAACACCTTTCGCATCGTCCTCACCCAAGGGCTGAACCGACAAATCCGCCGCATGTGCGAAGCCTTTGGCTGCAAAGTGCGGCGCCTGCAACGGGTGCGTATCGACAACATCAAACTCGGCGCACTCAAGTCGGGCTATTGGCGCAATTTGAGTGAGGATGAACTGCGCGAACTGTTGCCGCAGCGGACGGTTTGGTAG
- a CDS encoding glycosyltransferase, whose amino-acid sequence MSAPPSDAAVAVPSPDVVPPDIVLILGMHRSGTSAVTRALSLLGARLPSDLMPAAEDNATGFWESVAVQQLNDRILTALGSRWDDWRAISLSTLSTAQYAAFVDEIAALLDANRGAAPLVLKDPRMCRLLPIWRAAFEKLGLTVACVLALRDPWAVAASLNRRNGLAMEYSQLLWLRHMLDAEAASRDVPRAVVNYDAMLTDWRAALHPALAVLGLTPDEACAQQIDAFLDNGLRHHGNAPANHTLLPWVTTAGSALQALTLPESVAALDVLAQTLDRLTPQGAALLGCTPGVAHPIAKSNGMLLAQLPADGLATQSLYMTPAVAAQARKVVDDAAAESLPRFSIIMPTWNRAATLMTAVDSVLAQSYPHWELIVCDDGSTDDSAAQFAARHADAMARGQVRYLQLPHAGPSAARNAGLAVAQGDWVAYLDSDNTWHADYLLMVAATALRHPARACTYTAQLVHDRARNQDYIRWLAFDWGRLLIGNTIDINIFAHTRALWTQCGGFDEHLPRVEDWDLILRYTREHPPQPIPFVLSDYYLAPTLNNLSLTRPQANAEMVVRLKMALDYRPSAQAPFAEDAATWQYTLQTAWQFAQKANARERREIVEKLRQERAEQAQHHAQERERLEQRIKALKAQADALGAQVTQKQTALQAEQQHNKALDAQANTLRRQVKQAQAEIKAGQQQVTALLAERASSRQRTLKILHAQRSHAQACVPPLGRLALPPRTLLGQTLSPRAQLTLRKQARALMTSGLFDPVWYLQTAPDVARSGIHPVWHWLLRGWQEKRQPNALFDTGWYLRRYADVARAKADPLLHYLHHGAGEGRDPCPLFSTHWYLEQNPDVAAAKVNPLGHYLQFGQNEGRWPCAWFAPQWYLQHNADVAAAGIPPLEHYLLAGGFEGRDPCPAFDSDWYLQTYPDIARAGRHPLLHFVMHGLAEGRKPAPNQPVTARVADVPITDRTLSLSSPRARAMQVTEAHTQHAQAQLKRRPCGLFSVVMPSWNRAQTLAAAVDSVLAQTHTDWELLICDDGSTDDTEAMLAQRYAAQMASGKIRYLKLPHGGVCAARNAGLAAARGEWIAYLDSDNTWRPEYLLMMAAALSAEPQRRTAYAGLHVHDQAGEREFIRCRSFDYGELLARNYIDLNVFVHHRAVYAQLGGFDDALRRLVDWDLILRYTHLQPALFVPYVLCDYYIGAALNNITLTEPLSDNEIRVRRKHATTVISSGAEPLRLAYVLWDWPALSQTFVLEELHELRRRNVDVRVYYAVAPDRAATELPDVVATQVADVVELTRALQTDRRNWMHSHFAIPAVRKLVWPAAEQLGIGFSFMPHAIDIFPRRTHGTNQIDQVAQSPLCARVMVHGAYHRQFLIERGVPAEKIIMTPQAVNVADIRVPEVTARARKPGAPLQVLAIARFVEKKGLEYLIEAAAHLPAGSVDIQIYGYGSREEAYRAQIKTLGVADRVHLLGAFEGTEPLRAALAQADVFCLPCVQAEDGDTDGMPTVFFEAMAAGVPCVGTTVAAIPDFITHGINGFLVPPRDAQALAAMLTQIAQMPAAALAGIARAAHRGVDAHLGAAHTVDTLLDVCAKPPLDLFMVTYHRDRYGEWDATERAIRSVLDRTTTPMMLTIVDNASEPAFLQRLHALAQGDARVRIVELADNRLCGPASNVALELARSEQVFYVCSNEGYVTRTGWERPCLRHMRNHPDVAMGGHLVASPAWTDGAGYLKQPWFSDFRNPEFAQQHPQREFFHVQGGFYVLRRSVFQQDGGFSTRRPQAQTDVEYCYYLESKGHKLGSIPEMVVLSNKTRPGLDALIDETTTAVHPVFTHNVAQIDASTGAVEAITSRCNLCNWSGNAVRDADAVSFTCPQCASSARDRAVYRWLAASNLHHRGKTLDGRGLGKAAQQTLAGMFTLVDGDDADVRAADMPEPRPSRMLGIAPSPLPDPLPDDGDDALSTICVIVRNEAQGIAEWVAYQRAIGFDRVLVYDNGSTDGTREILERIRAVDPVITVVPWPDTSDLRSPQEQAYNDALTRCKTEWIAFFDADEFLVLHAAPDVNTMLSAMPDDAGAIAVNWLIFGSSGREEPGEGLVIERFLQCAHDRNPHRTICKTIVRRKNVRAMRVHTADLKEGVYVNASGQPAPLLNLHRTEQCQYEHAVLNHYLLKSRSEFREKIARGRASRARNAPDKYASRENPRYWDEHDYNDKENTDALRWKNAVVAYMEKAG is encoded by the coding sequence ATGTCTGCTCCGCCATCCGATGCCGCCGTTGCCGTGCCAAGTCCTGATGTTGTCCCGCCAGATATTGTGTTGATTCTGGGAATGCATCGCAGTGGCACGTCAGCGGTGACGCGCGCGCTGAGCTTGCTGGGGGCGCGGTTGCCCAGTGATCTGATGCCCGCCGCCGAGGACAACGCGACAGGCTTTTGGGAGTCGGTTGCGGTTCAGCAGCTCAATGACCGGATTCTGACGGCGCTGGGTTCGCGCTGGGATGACTGGCGGGCGATTTCGCTTTCAACACTAAGCACAGCGCAATACGCAGCATTTGTGGATGAAATTGCAGCACTTCTGGATGCAAACCGTGGCGCGGCACCGCTGGTGTTGAAGGATCCGCGCATGTGCCGTCTGTTGCCGATCTGGCGCGCGGCGTTTGAAAAGCTGGGCTTGACGGTGGCGTGTGTGCTGGCGCTGCGCGATCCGTGGGCGGTGGCGGCTTCGCTGAACCGGCGCAATGGGTTGGCGATGGAGTACAGCCAGTTGTTGTGGCTGCGGCACATGCTGGACGCGGAGGCGGCAAGCCGTGATGTGCCGCGCGCGGTGGTGAATTACGACGCGATGCTGACGGACTGGCGCGCGGCGTTGCACCCTGCGCTTGCAGTGTTGGGACTGACGCCCGATGAGGCGTGCGCGCAACAGATTGATGCGTTTCTGGACAACGGGCTGCGCCACCACGGCAACGCACCCGCAAACCATACCCTTTTACCTTGGGTGACGACGGCAGGGTCGGCCTTGCAGGCGTTGACGCTGCCGGAATCTGTTGCGGCGCTGGATGTGCTCGCGCAGACGCTGGACAGGCTGACGCCCCAGGGCGCGGCGCTACTGGGCTGCACACCCGGCGTTGCGCATCCAATCGCCAAAAGTAACGGGATGTTGTTGGCACAACTCCCCGCAGACGGTCTTGCCACGCAGTCGCTGTACATGACGCCCGCCGTCGCCGCACAAGCACGCAAGGTGGTGGATGACGCAGCGGCGGAATCGCTGCCGCGTTTCAGCATCATCATGCCGACGTGGAACCGCGCGGCAACGTTGATGACGGCGGTGGATTCGGTGCTGGCGCAGTCGTATCCGCACTGGGAGCTGATTGTTTGCGATGACGGCAGTACGGACGACAGCGCAGCGCAGTTTGCCGCGCGCCATGCCGATGCAATGGCGCGCGGACAGGTGCGCTATTTGCAGTTGCCCCACGCCGGCCCCAGCGCGGCGCGCAATGCGGGGCTGGCGGTGGCGCAGGGCGATTGGGTGGCGTATCTGGATTCGGACAACACCTGGCACGCGGATTATTTGTTGATGGTGGCCGCCACGGCGCTGCGCCATCCAGCACGCGCCTGCACTTATACGGCGCAGTTGGTACACGACCGCGCGCGGAATCAGGATTACATCCGCTGGCTGGCATTCGACTGGGGGCGTTTGCTAATCGGTAACACGATCGACATCAACATTTTTGCGCACACGCGAGCGTTGTGGACGCAGTGCGGTGGGTTTGATGAGCACCTGCCCCGCGTGGAGGATTGGGATTTGATCTTGCGCTACACGCGCGAGCACCCGCCGCAGCCGATTCCGTTTGTGCTGAGTGATTACTACCTTGCGCCAACGTTGAATAATTTGTCGCTGACTCGCCCGCAAGCAAATGCAGAGATGGTGGTGCGCCTGAAGATGGCGCTGGACTATCGCCCGTCTGCACAGGCGCCGTTTGCCGAGGACGCGGCCACCTGGCAGTACACGCTGCAAACGGCGTGGCAGTTTGCGCAGAAGGCCAATGCCCGTGAGCGACGCGAGATCGTCGAGAAACTACGGCAGGAACGCGCGGAGCAAGCGCAGCATCACGCGCAGGAGCGTGAGCGGCTGGAACAACGGATCAAGGCGTTGAAGGCGCAAGCCGATGCGCTGGGCGCGCAGGTGACGCAAAAGCAGACGGCACTGCAAGCCGAGCAACAACACAACAAAGCACTCGATGCGCAGGCAAATACGTTGCGCAGACAGGTCAAGCAAGCACAGGCGGAAATCAAAGCCGGACAACAGCAGGTGACGGCGCTGCTCGCAGAGCGCGCAAGCAGCCGTCAGCGCACGCTCAAAATCCTGCACGCGCAGCGCAGTCACGCGCAGGCGTGCGTGCCGCCGCTAGGGCGCTTGGCGTTGCCGCCGCGCACCTTGTTGGGACAAACGCTCTCCCCACGCGCGCAACTGACGCTGCGCAAACAGGCGCGCGCGTTGATGACCAGCGGCTTGTTTGATCCGGTGTGGTATCTGCAAACCGCGCCCGACGTGGCGCGCAGCGGGATTCATCCGGTGTGGCACTGGCTGTTGCGCGGCTGGCAGGAGAAGCGCCAACCCAATGCGCTGTTCGATACCGGCTGGTACCTGCGCCGCTACGCCGACGTGGCACGCGCCAAGGCCGATCCGCTGCTGCATTACCTGCACCACGGCGCGGGCGAAGGGCGCGATCCTTGCCCGTTGTTTTCAACCCACTGGTATCTGGAACAGAACCCCGACGTGGCCGCAGCCAAGGTCAATCCGCTGGGGCATTACTTGCAGTTTGGTCAGAATGAAGGCCGCTGGCCGTGCGCGTGGTTTGCGCCGCAGTGGTATTTGCAGCACAACGCGGATGTGGCGGCAGCGGGGATTCCGCCGCTGGAGCATTACCTGTTGGCGGGCGGTTTTGAGGGGCGCGATCCGTGTCCGGCGTTTGACAGTGACTGGTATCTGCAAACCTACCCGGACATTGCGCGCGCAGGGCGGCATCCGTTGCTGCATTTTGTGATGCACGGGTTGGCAGAAGGACGCAAGCCAGCGCCCAACCAGCCGGTGACGGCGCGGGTGGCCGATGTGCCGATCACAGATCGCACGCTGTCTCTCAGCTCGCCGCGCGCGCGCGCGATGCAGGTGACTGAAGCACACACGCAGCACGCACAAGCGCAGTTGAAACGCCGCCCCTGCGGGCTATTCAGCGTGGTCATGCCCAGCTGGAACCGCGCGCAGACGCTGGCGGCAGCGGTGGATTCGGTACTCGCGCAAACCCACACCGATTGGGAACTGCTGATTTGCGACGACGGCAGCACCGATGACACGGAGGCGATGCTGGCGCAACGCTACGCGGCGCAAATGGCGTCGGGAAAAATCCGTTATCTCAAGCTGCCGCACGGCGGCGTGTGCGCAGCGCGCAATGCGGGGCTGGCGGCGGCGCGCGGCGAGTGGATTGCCTATCTGGATTCCGACAACACTTGGCGGCCTGAATATCTGTTGATGATGGCGGCGGCGCTGTCCGCCGAACCGCAGCGGCGCACCGCGTATGCGGGGCTGCATGTGCATGATCAGGCGGGCGAGCGCGAGTTCATCCGCTGCCGCTCGTTTGACTACGGCGAACTGCTGGCGCGCAATTACATTGATCTGAACGTGTTCGTCCATCATCGCGCGGTCTACGCGCAGTTGGGCGGTTTTGATGACGCGCTGCGGCGGCTGGTGGATTGGGATTTGATTCTGCGCTATACGCACCTGCAACCGGCGCTGTTCGTGCCGTATGTGCTGTGCGATTACTACATTGGCGCGGCGCTCAACAACATCACGCTCACCGAACCGCTGTCGGACAACGAAATCCGCGTGCGCCGCAAACACGCCACCACCGTCATCAGCAGCGGCGCAGAACCGCTGCGGCTGGCCTATGTGCTGTGGGACTGGCCGGCGCTGTCGCAAACCTTCGTTCTGGAAGAACTGCACGAACTGCGGCGACGCAACGTGGACGTGCGCGTGTATTACGCAGTTGCGCCCGACCGCGCCGCCACCGAACTGCCCGATGTGGTGGCGACGCAGGTGGCCGACGTGGTGGAACTCACCCGCGCGCTCCAAACCGACCGCCGCAACTGGATGCACAGCCACTTTGCGATCCCCGCCGTGCGCAAGCTGGTGTGGCCTGCGGCGGAGCAACTCGGCATCGGCTTCAGCTTCATGCCCCATGCCATCGACATTTTTCCGCGCCGCACGCACGGCACCAATCAGATCGACCAAGTGGCGCAAAGCCCGCTGTGCGCGCGCGTGATGGTGCATGGCGCGTATCACCGCCAGTTTTTGATTGAACGCGGCGTGCCTGCCGAAAAAATCATCATGACGCCGCAGGCGGTCAACGTCGCCGACATCCGCGTGCCCGAAGTCACCGCGCGCGCGCGCAAACCCGGCGCACCGTTGCAGGTGTTGGCGATTGCGCGTTTTGTTGAGAAAAAAGGGCTGGAATACCTGATCGAAGCCGCCGCGCACCTGCCTGCGGGCAGTGTCGATATTCAGATTTACGGCTACGGCAGCCGCGAGGAGGCGTATCGCGCGCAAATCAAAACCCTCGGCGTGGCCGATCGCGTGCATCTGCTGGGCGCGTTTGAAGGCACCGAGCCGCTGCGCGCGGCGCTGGCACAGGCCGACGTGTTCTGCCTGCCCTGCGTGCAAGCCGAAGATGGCGACACCGACGGGATGCCCACGGTGTTCTTTGAAGCGATGGCCGCAGGCGTGCCCTGCGTCGGCACCACGGTGGCAGCGATTCCCGACTTCATCACCCACGGCATCAATGGCTTTTTAGTGCCGCCGCGCGACGCGCAGGCACTGGCCGCAATGCTCACGCAGATTGCGCAGATGCCCGCCGCCGCGCTGGCAGGCATCGCGCGCGCCGCGCATCGCGGCGTGGATGCGCATCTGGGCGCAGCGCACACGGTGGATACCCTGCTCGACGTGTGCGCCAAACCGCCGCTTGATCTGTTCATGGTCACTTATCACCGCGACCGCTACGGCGAATGGGACGCCACCGAGCGCGCGATTCGCAGCGTGTTGGATCGCACCACCACGCCGATGATGCTCACCATTGTTGATAACGCCAGCGAACCCGCGTTTCTGCAACGCCTGCACGCACTCGCGCAGGGCGACGCGCGCGTGCGTATCGTCGAACTGGCCGACAACCGCCTGTGCGGCCCCGCGTCCAACGTCGCACTGGAACTGGCGCGCTCCGAACAGGTGTTCTACGTCTGTAGCAACGAAGGCTATGTGACGCGCACCGGCTGGGAACGCCCCTGCCTGCGCCACATGCGCAACCATCCCGACGTGGCGATGGGCGGGCATCTGGTCGCCTCGCCCGCGTGGACGGACGGCGCGGGCTACCTCAAGCAACCGTGGTTCAGCGACTTTCGCAATCCCGAATTTGCGCAGCAACATCCGCAGCGCGAGTTCTTCCACGTTCAGGGCGGCTTTTATGTGCTGCGCCGCAGCGTGTTCCAGCAAGACGGCGGCTTCAGCACGCGCCGCCCACAGGCGCAGACCGATGTGGAATATTGCTACTACCTCGAAAGCAAAGGGCACAAACTGGGCAGCATCCCCGAAATGGTCGTGCTCTCCAACAAAACCCGCCCCGGACTCGACGCGCTGATCGACGAAACCACCACCGCCGTGCATCCGGTATTCACGCACAACGTCGCACAAATCGACGCCAGCACTGGCGCGGTCGAAGCCATCACCAGCCGCTGCAACCTGTGCAACTGGTCAGGCAACGCCGTGCGTGACGCAGACGCGGTGAGCTTCACCTGCCCGCAATGCGCCAGCAGCGCGCGCGACCGCGCCGTGTACCGCTGGCTGGCCGCATCCAACCTGCACCATCGCGGCAAAACGCTCGATGGCCGTGGGCTGGGCAAAGCCGCGCAGCAAACGCTGGCGGGGATGTTCACGCTGGTGGACGGCGACGATGCCGACGTGCGCGCCGCAGACATGCCAGAACCGCGTCCGAGCCGGATGCTGGGGATTGCGCCCAGCCCGCTGCCCGACCCGCTGCCTGACGATGGCGACGACGCGCTGTCCACGATCTGCGTCATCGTCCGCAACGAAGCGCAGGGCATTGCGGAGTGGGTGGCGTACCAACGCGCCATCGGCTTTGACCGCGTGCTCGTGTATGACAACGGCAGCACCGATGGCACCCGCGAAATTCTGGAGCGCATCCGCGCCGTCGATCCGGTCATCACCGTCGTGCCGTGGCCGGACACGTCAGACCTGCGTTCGCCACAGGAGCAGGCGTACAACGACGCGCTCACGCGCTGCAAGACCGAGTGGATCGCCTTCTTCGACGCCGACGAATTTCTGGTGCTGCACGCAGCGCCGGACGTGAACACCATGCTTTCCGCGATGCCCGACGACGCGGGCGCCATCGCTGTCAACTGGCTGATCTTCGGCTCGTCAGGCCGGGAAGAACCGGGCGAAGGTCTGGTGATCGAACGCTTCCTTCAATGCGCCCATGACCGCAATCCGCACCGAACCATCTGCAAAACCATCGTGCGCAGAAAAAACGTCCGCGCGATGCGCGTGCATACCGCCGATCTAAAGGAAGGCGTATACGTCAACGCCTCAGGACAACCCGCACCGCTGCTGAACCTGCACCGCACGGAGCAGTGCCAGTACGAACACGCCGTATTGAATCACTACCTCCTCAAAAGCCGCTCGGAGTTCCGCGAAAAAATCGCACGAGGCCGCGCCAGTCGGGCACGCAACGCACCCGACAAATACGCCTCACGCGAAAATCCCCGCTATTGGGATGAGCATGACTACAACGACAAGGAAAACACCGACGCACTGCGTTGGAAAAATGCCGTTGTCGCGTACATGGAGAAAGCCGGGTAG